The following proteins are co-located in the Candidatus Saccharimonadales bacterium genome:
- a CDS encoding DUF929 family protein, translating to MAKSAIGERKFLIIGVLLVVGVFLFLVLHGSTTNGNSNNSSGSGSSSAPASLIQKVTSIPASVFDGIGQGTADGRPKHISAPALISNGKPEVFYEGAEYCPYCATERWAMVAALSRFGTFSKLGVTHSSTTDVYPNTQTLSFYGSTYTSPYISFVPVEIETNIPTGVGFTTLQTPTSAQSALVNTYDSPPYVSSSQSGAIPFIDFGGSYVISGATYSPALLQGLSADSIASSMGDQFSPIAKGADGAANTITAAICKLTKNMPSSACDPAIQEIEKTLN from the coding sequence ATGGCAAAATCAGCAATAGGTGAAAGAAAGTTCCTAATAATCGGCGTCCTGCTTGTAGTCGGTGTCTTTCTCTTTTTGGTTTTACATGGCAGTACTACCAATGGCAACTCCAATAACTCGTCGGGGTCCGGTAGCTCTTCGGCTCCTGCCTCACTGATTCAGAAAGTAACCAGTATACCTGCCTCGGTTTTCGATGGTATAGGTCAGGGCACAGCCGATGGCCGCCCAAAACATATCTCCGCTCCCGCTCTTATCTCAAATGGCAAACCGGAGGTCTTCTACGAAGGAGCTGAGTACTGCCCTTACTGCGCAACAGAACGGTGGGCGATGGTTGCTGCCCTGTCACGCTTCGGGACGTTCAGCAAACTCGGTGTCACCCACTCCTCAACGACGGACGTCTATCCGAACACTCAGACGCTTTCATTCTATGGCTCGACCTACACCAGCCCATATATCTCATTCGTTCCAGTCGAGATTGAGACAAATATACCGACCGGCGTTGGTTTTACTACCTTGCAGACACCGACATCGGCACAGTCTGCGCTTGTTAACACCTATGATTCACCTCCGTATGTTTCCTCCAGCCAATCGGGTGCTATCCCATTCATCGACTTCGGGGGGAGCTATGTTATCTCCGGCGCAACGTATAGCCCGGCTCTCCTACAAGGGCTCTCAGCAGACAGCATCGCCTCGTCCATGGGTGACCAGTTCAGCCCCATTGCTAAAGGTGCCGATGGGGCGGCTAACACGATAACGGCGGCCATCTGTAAATTGACCAAGAACATGCCGAGCTCAGCATGTGATCCGGCCATTCAAGAGATCGAGAAGACGCTCAACTAG